The following are from one region of the Methanobacterium veterum genome:
- the acs gene encoding acetate--CoA ligase, producing the protein MPKDLEALLKEERIFKPTKDIVEKSNITQWMNKYKIKNYDELLKKANDNPDWFWDDLAKELEWFEPYKNVLKWDPPHAEWFLEGKFNIAHNALDRHIKNGKGDKIAYIWEGEDGKTRKITYHQLWCDVNKFANALRELGIGKGDTVSIYLPMIPELPVAMLACAKIGAVHSVVFSGFWAKAFQERVNDSKSKVAITTDGFTRRGKLIPLKENVDDILQNTPTIKNLIVINNAGIDVKMHEGRDLWWHEITENMSEECETEVMDSEDPLFILYTSGTTGKPKGVVHVHGGYAVGIYTTLKFVFDLNEDDIWWCAADIGWITGHSYIVYAPLLLGVTSIIFEGTPDYPDPGRLWKIVEGYKVNVFYTAPTTIRMFMKYGPKWPQKYDLSSIRLLGSVGEPINPEAWVWYYKYIGREKCPIMDTWWQTETGMHLITPLPISPLKPGSAVMPFPTVQADILDDMGRSLTEKGGHLVIKTPWPSMLRTIYRNPQRYIKTYWSAFKNMYLSGDVARKDSDGYFWIQGREDDVLSVAGHRIGTAEVESALVSYECVAEAAVVGKPDEIKGEEIAAFVILKDNFKPTQELKDTLKYHVRVEIGPVATPKYISFVDDLPKTRSGKIMRRVIKAKVKGEDVGDTSTLANPEAVDGLDRAL; encoded by the coding sequence ATGCCAAAGGATTTGGAAGCTTTACTCAAAGAAGAAAGGATATTTAAGCCTACAAAAGATATTGTGGAAAAAAGCAACATCACGCAGTGGATGAATAAATATAAAATAAAAAATTATGATGAATTACTCAAAAAAGCTAATGATAATCCAGACTGGTTCTGGGATGACCTTGCAAAGGAACTTGAATGGTTTGAACCTTATAAAAATGTATTAAAATGGGACCCGCCCCATGCAGAGTGGTTTCTAGAGGGCAAATTTAACATAGCCCATAATGCATTAGATAGACACATTAAAAACGGCAAAGGAGATAAAATAGCTTATATTTGGGAAGGAGAAGATGGAAAAACCAGGAAAATAACTTACCACCAGCTTTGGTGTGATGTAAACAAATTTGCCAATGCATTAAGGGAATTAGGTATTGGGAAAGGAGACACTGTAAGCATTTACCTGCCGATGATACCTGAACTCCCAGTGGCAATGCTTGCATGTGCCAAAATTGGGGCTGTGCACTCCGTTGTTTTCTCAGGGTTCTGGGCAAAGGCATTTCAAGAGAGGGTAAACGATTCAAAATCAAAAGTGGCCATAACCACAGATGGATTTACAAGAAGGGGAAAATTAATACCTCTTAAAGAAAACGTGGACGATATACTCCAGAATACACCTACAATCAAGAATCTTATTGTAATTAACAATGCAGGCATAGATGTTAAAATGCATGAAGGCAGAGACCTCTGGTGGCATGAAATTACAGAAAATATGAGCGAAGAGTGCGAAACTGAAGTTATGGACTCTGAAGACCCATTATTTATTTTATACACCTCCGGGACAACAGGAAAACCAAAGGGCGTTGTACACGTTCACGGGGGGTACGCTGTTGGAATTTATACCACTTTAAAATTCGTTTTTGACCTTAACGAGGACGATATATGGTGGTGTGCCGCCGACATTGGATGGATAACAGGCCACAGTTATATAGTCTACGCACCGCTTTTACTTGGAGTGACATCCATCATATTTGAAGGTACTCCAGATTATCCGGACCCAGGAAGACTGTGGAAAATTGTAGAAGGTTATAAAGTAAATGTCTTCTATACTGCACCTACGACAATACGAATGTTCATGAAATACGGCCCCAAATGGCCTCAAAAATATGATTTAAGTTCAATAAGGCTTCTAGGATCTGTAGGTGAGCCTATAAACCCTGAGGCATGGGTATGGTACTATAAATACATCGGCAGGGAGAAATGCCCCATAATGGACACGTGGTGGCAGACAGAAACTGGAATGCACCTCATAACCCCTTTGCCAATATCGCCGCTTAAACCCGGCTCTGCAGTTATGCCTTTCCCAACAGTCCAGGCAGATATTTTAGATGATATGGGAAGGTCTCTGACTGAAAAAGGAGGGCACCTTGTAATCAAAACTCCATGGCCTTCAATGCTTCGAACCATTTACAGGAACCCGCAGAGGTACATCAAAACGTACTGGAGCGCATTTAAAAATATGTACCTGAGCGGGGACGTGGCGAGAAAAGATTCTGACGGTTATTTCTGGATTCAGGGCCGTGAAGATGATGTTTTAAGTGTTGCAGGGCATAGAATCGGGACTGCAGAAGTGGAGTCTGCCCTTGTAAGTTATGAATGCGTGGCAGAAGCTGCAGTGGTGGGAAAGCCTGATGAAATAAAGGGCGAAGAAATTGCAGCATTTGTTATACTCAAGGATAATTTTAAACCCACACAGGAACTAAAAGACACCCTTAAATATCATGTTAGAGTTGAAATAGGCCCTGTTGCAACTCCAAAATACATAAGCTTCGTTGATGACCTCCCAAAAACAAGGAGCGGAAAAATAATGAGGAGGGTCATAAAAGCCAAGGTTAAAGGTGAAGATGTGGGAGACACAAGCACCCTTGCAAACCCTGAAGCTGTTGATGGTCTTGACAGAGCATTGTAA